The Martelella sp. AD-3 genome includes a region encoding these proteins:
- a CDS encoding calcium-binding protein, whose protein sequence is MRNQFWTDILGEDQTKTTQGKGKTQNPALIGDAESNASGARSHDGWQHHADDRFVAGPSALATDAGANGEKAGHDRLIPVEGLEFAAQPDAFTFEDSARTAFHAVTDDPALDVSADPLAPAAYAGAQAYSNGEIYFPGGGITVTAADSGSRFPDAANIIRFDRASQSVSVWVDAAWSGQSYHYVNGQPRWFDDALMKYSAPAMDGCGPYFYSQVGDIHYDKDTMYGAKMYFGGLKDYLEIKDGDTTVGIFAHMGGGDDELHCENADAMPFAYFNLGEGNDTAVITGTATDSSRSGDPLLTNVVIHGGGGNDRISYENGGNAFIYGDEGDDVFAFSFGDCKRSGIADVWGGDGRDVFISQQLIGEDFLLNPKQPINFQWWAVTLGYAIQDFIGAIPLKPVGPKFEAPALNVLTMWMRQALRIGELINNGGHAGEDKYSKLDTLTYLRINDFDPREDLFTQRFENQMSHNTIGSLSVEGGMLHVRDSTNREIAKIILDSGVAADLKSIASAHGEDTCTSVESYLEQAILESIRCSSIAYLMEGNDIKACINTDGVLSYNHFQSMGYDVASIYSKFGLYDDWMNLKKGMQQGDTLINFGALGAVQGGAGFVGPDGHRYYVAVGSNNGDLIYGSVNSDWNDDGAEGCRAEQTDTRSTLLSDIFGLGGDDIILGTSWVDHIYGGEGNDQINGGGANDVIYGDEGNDIIYGGDGNDTIYGGGTKGADSLNSGWPAFDCDTIYGGAGDDVIYGDAGYCFNDWDFCNDTIYGGLGNDTINGGMGNDMINGGAGNDKLSGSVGNDTFVFDAFFGHDTIFDFQRGLDKIDLSQVAELDSWSELVNHLGYDTDVEGLGYCAVITDGSGNEIDIALAAGQHLAASDFIFA, encoded by the coding sequence ATGAGAAACCAGTTCTGGACCGATATCCTTGGCGAAGACCAGACAAAGACGACCCAAGGCAAGGGCAAGACCCAAAACCCGGCGTTGATCGGCGATGCCGAAAGCAATGCCTCCGGCGCGCGATCTCATGACGGCTGGCAGCATCATGCCGACGACCGTTTCGTCGCCGGTCCGTCGGCGCTTGCGACAGACGCGGGCGCCAACGGGGAAAAGGCCGGCCATGACCGGCTTATCCCCGTCGAGGGGCTGGAATTTGCCGCGCAACCCGACGCGTTTACCTTCGAGGACAGCGCGCGCACTGCGTTCCATGCCGTCACCGACGATCCGGCGCTTGACGTGTCCGCCGACCCTTTGGCGCCCGCGGCCTATGCCGGCGCTCAGGCCTATTCAAACGGTGAAATCTATTTCCCAGGCGGCGGCATCACTGTCACGGCAGCTGACAGCGGAAGTAGGTTCCCGGACGCCGCAAATATCATCAGATTTGATAGGGCTAGTCAGTCTGTTTCGGTGTGGGTCGACGCTGCTTGGTCTGGACAAAGCTATCATTATGTGAACGGGCAGCCACGTTGGTTTGATGATGCCTTGATGAAATATAGTGCTCCTGCGATGGACGGGTGCGGTCCGTACTTCTATTCTCAGGTAGGCGATATACATTACGACAAAGACACCATGTATGGCGCGAAAATGTATTTCGGAGGCCTGAAGGATTACCTGGAAATAAAGGACGGCGATACGACAGTCGGGATTTTTGCGCATATGGGCGGAGGCGATGACGAACTGCACTGTGAAAATGCCGATGCAATGCCATTCGCCTACTTCAATCTCGGTGAAGGAAACGATACCGCAGTTATAACAGGCACGGCAACAGACAGCAGTAGATCCGGCGATCCTCTTTTGACCAATGTCGTCATCCACGGCGGAGGCGGTAATGACCGGATTTCCTATGAAAACGGCGGAAATGCTTTCATCTATGGCGATGAGGGAGACGATGTTTTTGCCTTCTCATTCGGGGACTGCAAACGATCCGGCATTGCTGATGTCTGGGGGGGCGACGGGCGTGACGTCTTCATTTCCCAGCAATTGATTGGCGAAGATTTCCTGCTGAATCCAAAACAGCCGATCAATTTTCAGTGGTGGGCTGTCACATTGGGGTACGCGATCCAGGATTTCATAGGCGCTATACCCCTGAAGCCGGTGGGGCCTAAGTTTGAAGCACCAGCGCTCAATGTTTTGACGATGTGGATGCGGCAGGCACTCCGTATCGGCGAATTGATAAACAACGGCGGACATGCGGGCGAAGACAAATACAGCAAGCTTGATACCCTGACCTATCTTCGGATCAATGATTTTGATCCGAGAGAAGACCTGTTTACGCAAAGGTTCGAGAACCAGATGTCCCATAATACGATCGGGAGCCTGTCTGTCGAAGGCGGCATGCTTCACGTCCGTGATTCCACAAACAGGGAAATTGCGAAAATCATACTCGACAGTGGGGTTGCTGCAGATCTCAAGAGCATCGCTTCGGCGCATGGGGAGGATACTTGTACGAGTGTAGAATCGTATCTTGAACAGGCCATACTCGAATCGATCCGTTGCTCAAGTATCGCTTACTTGATGGAAGGCAATGATATTAAGGCTTGTATCAATACAGACGGTGTTTTGAGTTACAACCATTTCCAATCGATGGGTTACGATGTCGCGTCTATATACAGCAAGTTCGGTTTGTACGATGATTGGATGAACCTGAAAAAGGGGATGCAGCAAGGCGACACCCTGATAAATTTTGGCGCGCTCGGCGCTGTCCAGGGTGGAGCGGGGTTCGTCGGCCCCGATGGACACAGATATTACGTTGCGGTTGGTTCGAACAATGGCGATCTGATTTACGGCAGCGTGAACTCTGATTGGAACGATGATGGGGCCGAGGGCTGCAGGGCGGAGCAAACGGATACCCGCTCCACCTTGTTGAGCGATATTTTTGGCCTTGGCGGAGATGACATCATTCTGGGCACCAGCTGGGTTGATCACATCTATGGCGGTGAGGGGAATGATCAGATCAATGGCGGCGGCGCTAATGACGTCATTTATGGCGATGAGGGCAATGACATCATCTATGGCGGTGACGGCAACGACACCATCTACGGCGGCGGTACGAAGGGAGCGGACAGCCTGAACTCTGGCTGGCCCGCCTTTGACTGTGACACCATCTACGGCGGCGCCGGAGACGACGTCATCTATGGCGACGCGGGGTATTGCTTCAACGATTGGGATTTTTGCAACGACACGATCTATGGCGGTCTGGGAAATGACACGATCAATGGCGGTATGGGAAATGACATGATCAATGGCGGCGCAGGCAATGACAAACTCAGCGGCAGCGTCGGAAATGACACGTTCGTCTTTGACGCATTTTTCGGCCACGACACGATCTTTGATTTTCAGAGGGGACTAGACAAGATCGACCTGAGCCAGGTTGCCGAGCTCGACAGCTGGAGCGAGTTGGTGAACCATCTCGGTTACGACACCGACGTCGAGGGCCTCGGCTATTGCGCGGTGATCACGGATGGCAGCGGAAACGAGATCGATATCGCGCTT